The genome window TAACAACACCCCaggacacacagcccccccctcgTAACAACACCCCAGGACAcacagcaccccccctccccctcgtaaCAACACCCCAGGACACACAGCACATCCCTCCCCCTCGTAACAACACCCCAGGACacacagcacccccctccccctcgtaacaacaccccaggacacacagcacccccctcccctcgtaacaacaccccaggacacacagcacccccctcccctcgtaacaacaccccaggacacacagcctccccctccccctccccctcgtaacaacaccccaggacacacagcacccccctcccctcgtaacaacaccccaggacacacagcacccccctccccctcgtaaCAACACCCCAGGACACACAGCCTCCCCCTCGTAACAACACCCCAGGACacacagcacccccctccccctcgtaacaacaccccaggacacacagcacccccctccccctcgtaaCAACACCCCAGGACACACAGCCTCCCCCTCGTAACAACACCCCaggacacacagcccccccctcgTAACAACACCCCAGGACACACAGCCTCCCCCTCGTAACAACACCCCaggacacacagcccccccctcccctcgtatCAACACCCCAGGACACACAGCCCCCCTCGTAAAAACACCCCaggacacacagcccccccctcccctcgtatcaacaccccaggacacacagcccccccctccccctcgtaaCAACAGCCCAGGACACAcagcacccctcctccccctcgtaacaacaccccaggacacacagcctccccctccccctcgtaaCAACAGCCCAGGACACACAGCCTCCCCTCGTAACAACACCCCaggacacacagcccccccctccccctcgtaaCAACACCCCAGGACTGACATGCATTACAGCTGTGGTCTGCCGCTCGCTCTGCAATTTACAACGaatcctgatcaattgggccagtgggctgacgaatggcagatggagtttaattcagacaaatgcgaggtgatgcattttggtcgattgaaccagggcaggacttactcagttagtggtagggcattggggagagttacagaacaaagagatctcggggtacaggttcatagcttcttgaaagtggagtcacaggtggacagagtggtgaagaaggcattcggcatgcttggtttcatcggtcagaacattgaatacaggagttgggacgtcttgttgaagttgtacaagacattggcaaggccacacttggaatactgtgtgaagttctggtcaccgtattatagaaaggatattattaaactagaaagagtgcagaaaagaattactaggatgctaccgggacttgatggattgagttataaggagaggctggatagactgggacttttttctctggagcgtaggaggctgaggggtgatcttatagaggtctataaaataatgaggggcacagatcagctagatagtcaatatcttttcccaaagataggggagtctaaaactagagggcataggtttaaggtgagaggggagagatacaaaagggtccagaggggcaattttttcacacagagggtggtgagtgtctgaaacaagctgccagaggtagtagtagaggcgggtacaattttgtcttttaaaatgtagactggggctatactcattggaattcagaagaatgagggggagatcttatagaaacacataagattatgaagggaatagataagatagaagcagggaagttgtttccactggcgggtgaaactagaactaggcggcatggcctcaaaataagagggagcagatttgggactgagttgaggaggaacttcttcacacaaagggttgtgaatctgtggaattccctgcccagttgaggctccctcattgaatgtttttaaggcaaggatagatagatttttgaaggaattaagggttatggtgagcgggcgggtaagtggagctgagtccacggaaagatcagccatgatcttattgaatggcggggcaggctcgaggggccagatggccgactcctgctcctagttcttatgttcttataaagcggttagatagttacatgggtacgatgggtatagagggatatgggccaaacgcgggcaattgggatttgctttggggttttaaaaagaggggcggcatggacaagttgggccgaagggcctgattccatgctgtaaacctctatgactctccctccccaccccttcccctgccCTCCTGACCCCCCCAGGCCCCGGTTGGATAATTACCCTGGTCGAATTTCTGGCGGTCGAACAGCTTCTCCACCCGGTCGCGCTCCAGCTTGTTGGGCCGGTTGGGCCGCGGGGCGCAGGGGCCGCTCCAGAAGACCCGCCCCTGGCACAGACGCGAGGCAAATATGCCATTGGCATTGCTGTCCAGCATGACGCCGCGCTCCAGGAAGGTCAGCAGCTCCTGGGTGGCCTGAAGCTTCTCGGGCTGGGCCACGCCGTCCGTGGGCGGGAAACGCAGCTTCTCCAGGGCCTGGGGGCCAAAGGCATCGTCGCTGCGTGGGGGGGGCGCCGAGGACGAGATCTTGCAGCCATGCCTCGTCACCTGGCTGCTGACCTGCACGCCACCGTAACAGAACGAGACGCACATCGAGTTGGGGCCTAGGACGGAATAAATGCAACAGCCTTTTACAGAGAAATAGCTGGGCGGGGCCTGCATCTCCGGGCGGGGCCTGCATCCTCGGGCGAGGCCTGTGTCCCCCGGGTGAGGCCTGCCAGGTCGGGCGAGGCCTGCGTTGCCGGGCGAGGCCTGCGTTGCCGGGCGAGGCCTGCGTTGCCGGGCGAGGACTGCCTGGCCGGGCGAGGCCTGCGTTGCCGGGCGAGGCCTGCCTGGCCGGGCGAGGCCTGCGTCCCTGGGCGTGGCCTGCATCCTTGGGCGGGGCCTGTGTCCCTCGGGC of Mustelus asterias unplaced genomic scaffold, sMusAst1.hap1.1 HAP1_SCAFFOLD_4780, whole genome shotgun sequence contains these proteins:
- the LOC144491231 gene encoding interferon regulatory factor 8-like, which produces MEGSESVGMETSRPSSPLSSQVGATEEVKSKAPSAEPQQMDSDSSSDPSSGSEMSAQEEGSGEAISLDCILTPMTEVPHDYMINITSSITPSLLEKGPNSMCVSFCYGGVQVSSQVTRHGCKISSSAPPPRSDDAFGPQALEKLRFPPTDGVAQPEKLQATQELLTFLERGVMLDSNANGIFASRLCQGRVFWSGPCAPRPNRPNKLERDRVEKLFDRQKFDQ